One genomic region from Harpia harpyja isolate bHarHar1 chromosome 1, bHarHar1 primary haplotype, whole genome shotgun sequence encodes:
- the PIK3R4 gene encoding phosphoinositide 3-kinase regulatory subunit 4, with protein MTPPLAPPASRCRFRGAESRLVSSCRRGSGVPALPAPGGPRRRTRERALVWCLLSGGGAAMGNQLAGIAPSQILSVDSYFSDIHEFEYDKSLGSTRFFKVARAKHREGLVVVKVFAIQDPTLPLTSYKQELEELKIRLHSAQNCLPFQKATLSEKAAMLFRQYVRDNLYDRISTRPFLNNIEKRWIAFQILTAVDQAHKSGVRHGDIKTENIMVTSWNWVLLTDFASFKPTYLPEDNPADFNYFFDTSRRRTCYIAPERFVDGSMFAMELENMRDPSTPLVDLANSNQRTRGELKRAMDIFSAGCVIAELFTEGVPLFDLSQLLAYRNGLFSPDQVLNKIEDCSIRELVTQMVHREPDKRLAAEDYLKQQRNNAFPEIFYTFLQPYMAQFAKETFVSADERILVIRKDLDNIIHNLCGHDRTEKAEGETKENGLVILVSVITSCLQTLKYCDSKLAALELILHLAPRLSVEILLDRITPYLLHFSNDSVPRVRAESVRTLTKVLALVKEVPRNDINIYPEYILPGIAHLAQDEATIVRLAYAENIALLAETALRFLELVQLKNLNMENEPNGEEMDETSHPSDNYDTELQALHEMVQQKVVTLLSDPENIVKQTLMENGITRLCVFFGRQKANDVLLSHMITFLNDKNDWHLRGAFFDSIVGVAAYVGWQSSSILKPLLQQGLSDAEEFVIYKALNALTCMCQLGLLQKPHIYEFACDIAPFLCHPNLWIRYGAVGFITVVAQYLNIADVYCKLMPYLHSFITQPIIQIDKEIVLLSVLKEPVSRSIFDYVLRSKDITSLFRHLQMRQKKRNGALPDCPPPEDPAIAQLLKKLLSQGMTEEEEDKLIALKDFMLKSNKAKANIVDQSHLHDSSQKGVIDLSVLGITGRQVDLVKTKQESDDKRARKHVKQDSNVNEEWKSMFGSLEPTNISQPVPKGHGQTTDPEAIQAGKPLRSESSAGICATLPSSPQASDGTIFQTRKLTMQVPSSTASPSAHQLRITTCKTELQQLIQQKREQCNAERLAKQMMENAEWESKPPPPGWRPKGLLVAHLHEHKSAVNRIRVSDEHSIFATCSNDGTVKIWNGQKMEGKTTTTRSILTYSRIGGHVKTLTFCQGSHYLAIASDNGAIQLLGIEASKLPKSPKIHPIQSRSLDLKDDGCVVDMHHFNAGAQSVLAYGTVNGSLVGWDLRSSSNAWTLKHDLKLGLITSFAVDIHQCWLCIGTSNGTMACWDMRFQLPISSHSHPSKARIRRLLMHPVYQSWVIAAVQGNNEVSMWDMETGDRRFTLWASSAPPLSELQPSPHSIHGIYCSPASGNPILLTAGSDMKIRFWDLAYPERSYVVAGSPNCPSVSYYRKIIEGTEVVQEIQNKQKLGPTDETPRKGPESLPVGHHDIITDIATFQTTQGFIVTASRDGIVKVWK; from the exons ATGACACCGCCCCTTGCCCCGCCCGCCTCGCGGTGCCGGTTCCGCGGCGCTGAGTCCCGCCTCGTTTCATCCTGCCGCCGGGGCTCGGGGGTCCCGGCTCTGCCTGCGCCAGGCGGGCCGCGCCG GCGGACGCGGGAGAGAGCTCTGGTGTGGTGCCTGCTCTCGGGAGGAGGTGCCGCCATGGGGAACCAGCTGGCTGGCATCGCCCCCTCGCAGATCCTCTCGGTGGACAGTTACTTCTCAGACATCCACGAGTTCGAATACGACAAGAGCCTGGGGAGCACCCGCTTCTTCAAGGTCGCCCGAGCCAAGCACCGGGAGGGGCTGGTGGTTGTGAAGGTGTTCGCCATTCAGGATCCGACCTTACCCCTGACAAGCTACAAGCAAGAGCTGGAGGAGCTGAAGATAAGGTTACACTCGGCACAGAACTGCCTTCCCTTCCAGAAAGCGACTCTCTCTGAGAAGGCTGCGATGCTTTTCAGACAGTATGTACGGGACAACCTGTATGATCGAATTAGTACCAGGCCGTTCCTGAACAACATTGAAAAAAGGTGGATTGCTTTCCAGATCCTTACTGCGGTGGACCAAGCGCACAAATCTGGAGTCCGCCATGGGGACATTAAAACAGAGAACATCATGGTGACCAGCTGGAACTGGGTTCTTCTAACTGACTTTGCCAGTTTTAAACCAACTTATCTTCCTGAAGACAATCCTGCTGACTTCAATTATTTCTTTGACACATCACGGAGGAGAACATGTTACATTGCTCCCGAGCGCTTTGTCGATGGCAGTATGTTTGCTATGGAGTTGGAAAACATGCGGGACCCTTCAACTCCGTTGGTAGACTTGGCAAATAGCAATCAGCGAACAAGAGGGGAGTTAAAACGTGCAATGGATATCTTTTCTGCAG GCTGTGTAATAGCAGAGCTCTTCACAGAAGGTGTACCCTTGTTTGACTTATCTCAGCTTTTGGCTTACAGAAATGGCCTCTTTTCCCCTGATCAAGTCTTAAACAAAATTGAAGATTGTAGTATCAGAGAACTG GTCACTCAGATGGTCCATCGTGAGCCAGATAAACGTTTAGCAGCTGAAGATTATTTGAAACAGCAACGTAACAAtgcatttcctgaaatattttacacTTTCCTTCAGCCTTACATGGCCCAGTTTGCCAAGGAAACGTTTGTATCAGCAGATGAACGTATATTGGTCATACGTAAAGATCTGGACAACATCATTCACAATCTCTGTGGGCATGATCGCACAGAGAAAGCTGagggagagacaaaagaaaatgggCTGGTTATTCTAGTGTCTGTGATAACTTCCTGTTTACAGACTCTCAAATACTGTGATTCAAAACTGGCTGCTTTGGAACTGATTCTTCATTTAGCACCAAGATTAAGTGTAGAGATTCTTCTGGATCGTATTACTCCTTATCTGTTACATTTCAGCAACGACTCTGTGCCCAGGGTGAGGGCAGAATCTGTGAGGACACTAACTAAAGTTCTTGCTCTCGTCAAAGAGGTGCCACGCAATGATATTAACATTTACCCAGAATACATTCTGCCAGGCATTGCACACTTGGCCCAGGATGAAGCCACCATTGTCAGACTTGCATATGCTG aaaaCATAGCATTGTTGGCAGAAACAGCTCTGAGATTTCTGGAGTTAGtacagctgaaaaatctgaaCATGGAAAATGAACCAAATGGTGAAGAAATGGATGAAACGTCTCACCCTAGTGATAACTATGACACAG AGTTGCAAGCCTTACATGAAATGGTCCAGCAGAAAGTTGTGACTTTGCTAAGTGACCCGGAGAATATTGTGAAACAAACACTGATGGAAAATGGAATAACACGTCTCTGTGTCTTTTTTGGACGTCAGAAAGCCAATGATGTTCTTCTGTCTCATATGATCACTTTCTTAAATGATAAGAATGACTGGCATCTTCGAGGAGCTTTCTTTGACAGCATTGTTG GTGTTGCTGCTTATGTTGGCTGGCAAAGCTCATCAATACTGAAACCTCTGCTTCAGCAAGGTCTCAGTGATGCTGAAGAGTTTGTCATTTATAAAGCCCTCAATGCTCTTACTTGTATGTGCCAGTTGGGGCTCTTGCAAAAGCCCCATATTTATGAGTTTGCTTGTGATATCG CGCCTTTCCTGTGTCATCCTAATCTTTGGATACGTTACGGTGCAGTTGGATTTATCACTGTAGTAGCACAGTATTTGAATATTGCTGATGTCTACTGCAAGCTAATGCCATACCTCCATTCTTTTATCACACAACCAATAATACAG ATAGATAAAGAAATAGTCCTGCTAAGTGTACTTAAAGAGCCTGTCAGCCGTTCCATATTTGATTATGTCTTAAGATCAAAGGATATCACAAGCCTCTTCCGACACCTTCAGATGCGTCAGAAGAAGAGGAATGGTGCTCTCCCTGACTGCCCACCCCCAGAGGACCCTGCCATTGCACAGCTGTTGAAGAAGCTACTTTCACAA GGGATGACTGAGGAAGAAGAAGACAAACTGATAGCACTGAAAGACTTTATGTTAAAATCAAATAAAGCTAAAGCCAATATAGTGGATCAGAGCCACCTGCATGACAGCAGCCAGAAAGGGGTGATTGACTTGTCAGTTCTGGGAATAACTGGGAGACAAGTGGATCTTGTTAAAACAAAGCAGGAGTCTGACGACAAACGTG CTAGAAAACATGTAAAGCAAGATTCAAATGTAaatgaagaatggaaaagcaTGTTTGGGTCCCTGGAACCAACTAACATCTCCCAGCCAGTACCCAAAGGACATGGGCAAACTACTGATCCTGAAGCCATCCAGGCTGGGAAACCACTTCGTTCAGAGTCCTCAGCTGGCATTTGTGCCACTTTGCCATCCTCCCCACAG GCATCTGATGGAACAATTTTTCAAACCAGGAAACTGACCATGCAGGTACCAAGCAGTACAGCATCCCCATCTGCACACCAGTTACGCATCACCACTTGCAAAACTGAACTTCAGCAGTTGATCCAGCAGAAGCGAGAACAGTGTAATGCAGAGAGACTTGCCAAACAGATGATGGAGAATGCTGAGTGGGAGAGCAAGCCCCCACCTCCAG GATGGCGTCCCAAAGGATTGTTGGTAGCTCACCTTCATGAACACAAGTCTGCGGTGAACCGCATTCGGGTCTCTGATGAACACTCCATTTTTGCCACCTGCTCAAATGATGGCACAGTGAAAATCTGGAATGGccaaaaaatggaaggaaaaaccaCTACAACCAG ATCAATTTTGACATACTCTCGGATTGGAGGACACGTAAAGACACTTACATTCTGCCAAGGCTCGCATTACTTGGCTATAGCTTCGGATAACGGTGCCATCCAGCTTCTTGGTATTGAAGCTTCAAAGCTCCCTAAATCTCCTAAAATTCATCCAATACAAAGCAG GTCCTTAGATCTGAAGGATGATGGCTGTGTGGTAGATATGCATCACTTCAATGCAGGAGCCCAGTCAGTACTGGCTTATGGTACAGTTAATGGATCTCTGGTTGGATGGGACTTGCGATCTAGCAGCAATGCTTGGACACTGAAACATGATTTGAAGTTAGGCCTCATAACTTCATTTGCTGTGGATATACACCAATGCTGGCTGTGTATTG GAACAAGCAATGGTACCATGGCATGCTGGGACATGAGGTTTCAGTTGCCTATCTCCAGCCATTCTCATCCTTCCAAGGCCAGAATCAGACGCCTGCTCATGCATCCTGTCTATCAGTCCTGGGTAATTGCAG CTGTTCAAGGCAATAATGAAGTCTCCATGTGGGATATGGAAACTGGCGATCGACGCTTCACTTTGTGGGCCAGCAGTGCACCTCCTCTTTCAGAACTGCAG CCTTCTCCTCACAGCATCCACGGAATATACTGTAGTCCAGCATCTGGCAATCCCATATTACTGACAGCAGGCTCAGACATGAAAATAAG GTTTTGGGATCTAGCCTACCCTGAGAGATCATATGTTGTTGCCGGAAGTCCTAATTGTCCATCTGTTTCCTACTACAGGAAGATAATTGAGGGCACAGAGGTGGTTCAG GAaattcaaaacaagcaaaaactgGGTCCCACTGATGAGACCCCTCGGAAGGGTCCAGAGTCTCTGCCCGTTGGACATCATGATATTATCACAGATATCGCAACTTTCCAGACCACACAAGGGTTTATAGTAACTGCATCAAGGGATGGAATTGTTAAAGTGTGGAAATAA